AAAAGATAGTTTGGAACTAATCCTCCATTAAACAACATAGTAAAAAATATCATACCTGTAAAAAAACCATTCAGAGGTAGCTTGTTCTTTGACAACGGATATGCAGTTAAACTTGTAAACACCAATGAAATCAATGTTCCCAATACTGTTCTGATTATACTGTTCTTGAACCCAGTCCATAATAATGAATACCCCAACACCATTTCATACGCCTTTTTTGAGATCTTCGCCGGCCACAACAGCATTCCTGTTAAATATGCACTATACCCCTCACTTAGTGATGTAACCACTTGATTCCAAAATGGGTATACTGTAATTAAAAAAATTAAAAACATAAATACATAATTTAGGATATCAAATACTTTTTCTGATGCTGATTTTTTTAAAATGACCATTTTAATACCTCCAAAATTCTACCATAATCCATAACCTTTTCCTCCGAGCTTATTAGCAGCTTTATTAGTTCCAATAATCAGAATTAATGCAACTATTGATTTAAAGACCCCAACTGCAGTAGCATAACTGTAATCCATATCAAGTAAACCTTTTCGGTAAACATATGTGTCAATAATATCAGAAACATCCATAACCATAGAATTGTAAAGATTGAAGACTTGATCAAACCCTGCATTTAGAATACTCGAACAACTTAAAATCAATACTATAACTATAACAGGAGCAAGTGAAGGAATTGTAATATGAAAAGCTCTTTGAAACCTATTTGCACCATCCAAATATGCAGACTCATACATCTCCTCCTCTATATCGCTTATAGCTGCCAGATATATTATAGATCCCCACCCAAATCCTTTCCATATATCAGTTATAACAAGGATACTTCTAAAATGTGTTGGATCTGTCAGAAACAGCCTTGGTTTAAATCCTAAGATTGAAATAATAGCATTTATTGGACCATTTAGGGATAGAATATTTATAAACATTCCAGCAACAACTACCCATGATAAAAAGTATGGTAGATAGGATACTGTTTGGACCAGTTTCTTAAATTTCTGGTTTATTACTTCATTTAGCAAAAGTGCAAACAGAATTGGTGCTGGAAAACCCCAAACATGCTTATATATACTAATGAGTAACGAGTTTTTAAAAACCTGCAGAAAATATGGATCAGAAAAAGCTTTTTGAAAGTGTTTTAGTCCAACCCATGGACTCGCCATAATCCCATCCATAATTCTAAAATCTTTAAACGCTAGTAAAACGCCATACATAGGGATGTAATGGAAAATAATGAAAAACAGAATTCCAGGTAAAAGCATTAATAATAATCCCCGATATTTATATACACTCTTTATAAAATGTAATCTATGATGTACCCCACCTTTTATATCTGCTTTTGAAAACAATTTCATGATACCCCTTTGCTCTTGGAAATCATAAATTTATAAGTTTATTATAATGTGAACTTCTTTCCTAATGAATGATTTTTTTTTACGTTAATTTGATATTTTTTGTAGAAATGAATCATCAATTAATAACACAAATAAATTGACGGCTAGAGAGAACACAGAAAAATAGTTTCGTAAGAATAGAACTAAAC
This Bacillota bacterium DNA region includes the following protein-coding sequences:
- a CDS encoding sugar ABC transporter permease; translated protein: MKLFSKADIKGGVHHRLHFIKSVYKYRGLLLMLLPGILFFIIFHYIPMYGVLLAFKDFRIMDGIMASPWVGLKHFQKAFSDPYFLQVFKNSLLISIYKHVWGFPAPILFALLLNEVINQKFKKLVQTVSYLPYFLSWVVVAGMFINILSLNGPINAIISILGFKPRLFLTDPTHFRSILVITDIWKGFGWGSIIYLAAISDIEEEMYESAYLDGANRFQRAFHITIPSLAPVIVIVLILSCSSILNAGFDQVFNLYNSMVMDVSDIIDTYVYRKGLLDMDYSYATAVGVFKSIVALILIIGTNKAANKLGGKGYGLW